Genomic DNA from Sphaerodactylus townsendi isolate TG3544 linkage group LG14, MPM_Stown_v2.3, whole genome shotgun sequence:
CCCAGTCTGTGGCTGTGATGGTGATGTTGTACTCAGAGACTGTTTCTCGGTCTAAGGCTCGGTGTGTCATCAGCTGGTAATAATTGTTCACAGTTGCCTTGAGCGCGAATGGTAAGTTGGCCTCAGTTGTGCATGAAGTTCTGGCATTATCTCCTGAGTCTCGATCTGTAACACGGAAAAGGGCCACCACAGTATCTGGGGGTGAATCTTCTGGTAATGGATTGATGATGGATTTAAGAGTCACTTCCGGGGCATTGTCATTCTTGTCCTCAATCTCTACAATGACTTTGCAGTAAGCAGAGAGCCCCCCTCCATCAGTGGCTTTGATATTTATCTCACAACTTCTCTCTTCTTCATAATCAATGGTTCCACCAACAGTAAGTTCCCCAGTATGTTTGTTTATATTGAAAGCTTTGAAGACATTTTCTGGCACCTGGCTGAAGGAATACGTGATGTCCCCATAGAAACCGGAATCCCTGTCAGTTGCTTCCATTTTAGTCACTAGTGTATCTCTTGGGGTGTTTTCCTTCAGTTTCACTTTATATAGAGAATCACCAAACTGAGGGAAATTATCATTGGCATCCAGAACATCAATAACAATATTTGTTGAGCCTGTTCTCTTCGGGGTCCCTCCATCAACAGCCGACAGAATGAGGAAGAGCTGTGCATTCTCTTCACGGTCTAATTGTCTTTGCAACACTAGCTCTGCATATTTGGTACCATCACTGTGACTTCGTACATCCAACATGAAATGGCCATTAGGACTAAGGGTATAATTCTGAACGGCATTTTCACCTTTATCTAGATCTTGTGCTTTCTCCAAAGGGAACCGAGTGTTTATTGATGTGTGCTCAGATATTTCAAAAAAGAATTCCTTTTTAGAGAATTGTGGGGAATTATCATTCACATCCTCTATTTCAACCTCAGTTCTGTGAATTTCTAACGGGTTTTCCAGCATAATCTCAGAGAGTAATACACAGGGGTCCTTCTGACCACACAAGGTTTCTCGGTCTATTCTGTCCGTTAATATGACATTCCCAGTCTGAGGATCCAAATGGAAATATTGCTTGGTGCCTTCAGAAACTAGCTGGGCCCCACGAACAGAGAGCTCCTTTACATCTATTTTCAAATCCTTTAGCACATTTGCCACCAAAGAcccacttttcttttcctccagaACTGAATAGTGGAAGGACTCACATATTGTGCCACACATGCAGAGATATAAGAGAAAAGACCAACCTTGCATGTTGCGATGTATTTCCATTGTCTCAGCCTCCTTTTAGACACGTGTGATGCAGCGAATGGTTCTCTGTAAAGCAGCTGTTGTTGTATACTtgcaaatatttcctttttttctgagctTGTTTTGGAAATTGATTTACTGGCTTGGTTCTCCTTAAATTTTTGAGGATTTGTTTGGAAGCACAATGTGGTGCATTTCACTTTAGAGATTTCTTTAGAGATACTCATGTAAAGGGAGGTTGCAGATTTCTAGGAGAGCAGCTTTTCCATTTTAACCTGTTTTATGTTGTGCAATGGCACCATCTTCTGTTAGATCTGTGATATGGCCCATCTACTTCATAAAATGTGTAATATATAGAAACATTCTCTGAAATAATGGTTGAAACATTCTCTGAAATAATGGTTCATAATGTTTCATATGAGACCACTGGTAACCATTTCATTTTAGAAGTACTGGTATGCTAAAATCTAGCAGGTTTATTTTCAGATCAAGTTTCTGAACTTAGCAAGGTCTACCTCTTAGGAGGGCACTGCAGATCTACACCAATATTCTAATTATTGAAAGGGAACACAGCCAAGGCTTAATGAAACAAGTAAAATGTCAACCTAAGGTAAATATCTGAGAACGTAATGTTGTAAAAATACAAGTACAAAGAACTAGTCACTGTTATTTCTTTCCAAAATTGAGGAGAAAGTCACATGGAGTGTACAGAGAATATGTGGGCAGGATTATCTGCTTCTGATAAGAAACAGACACAGAGACGGGCATATAGGACCATTTAAGGAGCTGACACCAGTAAGTGAGCGATCTTCGACTACTGTTCAGGgtctgaaccagaggtgggatccaaccagttctcaccacttctctagacgtggttactaattttttctgagtgccgagaaggggttactaaagcaacctccctgcccaatagggactggaggtgcgtgtgtgcggcggcgccactgtttgaatcccactgccatcggaacctgttattaaaatttttggatcccaccactggtctgaacACTAATTTTCAGTATGCTTTATATAACCATGTAATTTCATGTGGcgtatgtttctttttttatttttggaatgaCATAGATAAGTATTATCATGGCAGTGACCCTGTAGTAATGCATACATagatacacacatatataacatACTTATGAGCTGCAGTGTCCCCATATGATTATACATCCCATCTCCTGAGATACTgatgacttaggccccttccgcacacgcaaaataatgcgttttcaaaccactttcacaactgtttgcaagtggattttgccattccgcacagcttcaaagagcattgaaagcagtttgaaagtgcattattctgcatgtgcggaatgagccctagatgtTTATCTCAGGTAAGCAGTGATTCTTAATCCAATGCATCCCTTCCAAGATGATTTCCAGAAAGTCGAAGGAACAAGCAGCCTCCGCACAAAAGAGAAGGATAGAAGGGCATCTCTGACTCATGTAAAGGGAGGAACCAAAATATGTATGGGGAGGAACAGTGTTTCTTTACCTACTGGATTTTTCAAGAAAGGAATAAGAAAGACCATGGTTTCTGAGAAGGAGGGCTCATTAATTTTGGAGAAAGAAGTACAAATTTTAGCATGCAGATGTTCAACAAGAACACAGATTCCCCTTTGATGCACATCTAGGAGAACTTGCTTTGATGGTCCATAGCTGTAATGGTAATGTTATACTCAAAAGATTTCCTTTAGGTCATCAACTGGTAATAACTACTGAGAGCAGATTTTAAAGCAGAGGGAAGGTTTGTTTCAATGGAGCAGGTGGCTTGGATATTTTCTCCATAGTCTCCTAGCCCTGAAAATAGCCACCACAGTATCTAATGATAAATCCTCAGGTAATGGGTTGTTGATGAAAGAAATAGCCAGGTCTGGGGCACTGTCGTCAATGACTTTTAAAAGAAGCGTAACGTGTCCAGATAAAGGTTCTATCAAAGCTTCCAATATCTATTTCATATATTGCCATTTCTTCATAGTCTTGAGAGAATGACATCTGCAGTATTTTGGTCAAAACTGCAGTATTTTGGTCAAAACTGAAACAATTAGGGCAATTCCACAGACATCTCCAAGAAAGAATAGGTGCTTTGTGGGCTTTAACCATGAAAACAAGGTTTTTCAGAGAATTGTTTTCTATTATACTTACTTTATACACAGGCTA
This window encodes:
- the LOC125443515 gene encoding protocadherin beta-16-like isoform X2; this translates as MEIHRNMQGWSFLLYLCMCGTICESFHYSVLEEKKSGSLVANVLKDLKIDVKELSVRGAQLVSEGTKQYFHLDPQTGNVILTDRIDRETLCGQKDPCVLLSEIMLENPLEIHRTEVEIEDVNDNSPQFSKKEFFFEISEHTSINTRFPLEKAQDLDKGENAVQNYTLSPNGHFMLDVRSHSDGTKYAELVLQRQLDREENAQLFLILSAVDGGTPKRTGSTNIVIDVLDANDNFPQFGDSLYKVKLKENTPRDTLVTKMEATDRDSGFYGDITYSFSQVPENVFKAFNINKHTGELTVGGTIDYEEERSCEINIKATDGGGLSAYCKVIVEIEDKNDNAPEVTLKSIINPLPEDSPPDTVVALFRVTDRDSGDNARTSCTTEANLPFALKATVNNYYQLMTHRALDRETVSEYNITITATDWGSPRLTSTRILSIQISDVNDNAPVFEKSIYEMQLWENNIPGLLIGLVQAKDLDRAKNAKVTYSVLPGKVSDQPVSSYVSINSETGNLYAIRSLDYEQIKEFQVTVSALDSGSPPLSSKVVVRVVVMDENDNTPFILYPLQNGTSPSNDLVPRGAEAGYLVTKVVAVDKDSGQNSWLSYELLKATEPGLFSVGVQNGEVKTMRPINKRDSFKQKLIIGVKDNGHPPQSTSATLSILLVDGFSDPYMKSVDVPKDEMVQEEDRNLTMYLVICLAVISVIFLVSMVGFVAIKIQKRRKFTASSALNFPVGPNFPENRGDVDAGSLSRGYNYEVCLGGGSLNSEFRFLRPLFPVFSVEPAQTQIAQRISPDAQEVPSHAAEGQLMNEARGAVSEDAAARAGGPSCAGNQAITANANIGQNDWLAYQ